In Triticum aestivum cultivar Chinese Spring chromosome 5B, IWGSC CS RefSeq v2.1, whole genome shotgun sequence, the following proteins share a genomic window:
- the LOC123111293 gene encoding uncharacterized protein isoform X1: MRLKWLGLFLSRKQQCMPLLCQAAATTEAGAGNTSTNRGEGGRDLRRRASTERKTLGLEERLSRANAAMKTLGQSSDEDPAPRRRPKLSAATAAKADQIEDLVVDLLLLGTIQREVTKRKNFRSNPAAQVGEGTPMAATQLGGGARRLREGPARLLRDDAGRLLHRRLGPGSCDARRLSLGAEENGGGRRGIVAGAGDA, from the exons ATGCGACTCAAGTGGCTCGGCCTCTTCCTCAGCCGCAAGCAGCAGTGTATGCCCCTGCTCTGTCAAG cagcagcaacaacagaggCGGGGGCGGGGAATACCAGCACCAACAGAGGCGAGGGCGGGCGCGACCTTCGGAGGAGGGCCAGCACGGAGAGGAAGACCCTGGGCTTGGAGGAGAGGTTGAGCAGGGCCAATGCGGCGATGAAGACCCTGGGCCAGAGCAGCGACGAAGACCCAGCGCCGCGACGGCGTCCAAAATTGTCCGCGGCGACGGCGGCCAAGGCGGACCAAATCGAGGACCTAGTCGTCGATTTACTGCTTCTTGGCACGATTCAGAGGGAGGTGACGAAGAGGAAGAACTTTAGGAGCAATCCCGCTGCTCAGGTAGGCGAGGGCACACCCATGGCGGCTACGCAGCTGGGCGGCGGCGCAAGGCGCCTCCGTGAAGGTCCTGCGCGTCTCCTCCGCGACGACGCAGGTCGTCTCCTGCACAGGCGGCTGGGTCCTGGGTCCTGCGACGCGCGGAGACTCTCTCTGGGTGCTGAGGAGAACGGGGGAGGAAGACGGGGGATAGTGGCCGGAGCCGGCGACGCGTGA
- the LOC123111292 gene encoding histone-lysine N-methyltransferase, H3 lysine-9 specific SUVH1-like yields the protein MGSLIDEAGTEEQPLDPKPLHSLAPMFPTPPGYDLATAGSSDPPFFYYITPIRQHPGPAPASFAGPPPGPCSSPQQHPGPAPASFAGPPPQQHPGPAPASFAGPSPGPGSAVPLKATPISAAFPARRLKEELSDEDYTPASEKRKPSSSSPKSTAKRVRQAGDSTAANTKQRPIRRSLSKELAGWPSASDNPREAVEATMAMFDSLRRRTLQLDEKEGLGRRADLKASVLMNHNNLKINSLKTIGPVPGVEIGDIFFYRIEMCIVGLHAPSMAGIDYLSAKLVAGRDESLAVSIISSGGYENVEDETDTLVYTGQGGNSRRKDKEKHDQKLEKGNLALSNSASKKNQIRVVRSARDPFSITAGKVYIYDGVYRIEDSWMDTAKNGFSVFKYRLRREPGQPHGISVWKMTEKWKANRATRENAMVLDLSSGAEILPVCLVNEVDGETGPSHFKYVTGVKHSRPLGRNKPLHHCECTSVCMPGDPNCSCARQNGGDLPYNLDGVLARHVPMLYECSRDCHCTKDCRNRVAQRGVQLNFEVFRTGDRGWGLRSWDPIRAGAFVCEYAGQVMDETNMSMDVEEDEYTFRTTCPSDKALRWNLGAELLEEKGADATAERFKKLPVVISAKDAGNVARFVNHSCSPNLLWQAVQYDHTDDSYPHIMFFAMKHIPPMTELTYDYGIRGAPPGLKGKSPLACKLKPCLCGSANCRGSF from the coding sequence ATGGGGAGCTTGATAGACGAAGCAGGAACTGAGGAGCAGCCCTTGGACCCGAAGCCATTGCACTCACTAGCGCCGATGTTCCCTACCCCTCCTGGGTATGATCTAGCAACTGCTGGATCATCCGACCCACCATTCTTCTACTACATCACACCAATACGACAACACCCTGGGCCGGCTCCAGCTTCATTTGCTGGGCCGCCGCCAGGGCCCTGCTCCTCACCGCAACAACACCCTGGGCCGGCTCCAGCTTCATTTGCTGGGCCGCCACCGCAACAACACCCTGGGCCAGCTCCAGCTTCATTTGCTGGGCCGTCACCAGGACCAGGGTCCGCAGTTCCTCTGAAGGCCACGCCAATCTCGGCAGCATTTCCCGCGCGGCGACTCAAAGAGGAACTGTCGGATGAAGACTACACTCCTGCTTCCGAGAAGAGGAAACCATCTTCATCTTCACCCAAGAGCACAGCCAAGAGGGTTCGGCAGGCCGGAGACTCCACTGCAGCCAACACCAAGCAGAGACCGATCAGGAGGAGCCTCAGCAAGGAGCTCGCCGGCTGGCCCTCCGCATCGGACAACCCAAGGGAGGCAGTGGAAGCGACCATGGCCATGTTCGACTCGCTCCGGCGCCGGACGCTGCAGCTGGATGAGAAGGAGGGCTTGGGCAGGCGCGCCGACCTCAAGGCCAGTGTTCTCATGAACCATAACAACCTGAAGATCAACAGCCTCAAGACGATAGGCCCCGTCCCGGGCGTCGAAATCGGAGACATCTTCTTCTACAGGATTGAGATGTGCATCGTGGGGTTGCATGCGCCATCCATGGCCGGCATCGACTACCTGTCGGCTAAGCTTGTTGCCGGGAGGGACGAGAGCCTGGCCGTGAGCATCATCTCGTCCGGCGGATACGAGAACGTTGAAGATGAGACCGACACCCTGGTGTACACGGGCCAAGGAGGCAACAGCCGGCGCAAGGACAAGGAGAAGCACGACCAGAAGCTGGAGAAAGGAAACCTTGCTCTCAGCAACAGCGCCAGCAAGAAGAACCAGATCAGGGTGGTGCGCAGTGCACGGGACCCTTTCTCTATCACAGCAGGCAAGGTTTACATCTACGATGGAGTGTATCGCATCGAGGACTCCTGGATGGACACGGCCAAGAACGGGTTCAGTGTGTTCAAGTACAGGCTGAGGAGGGAGCCAGGGCAACCTCATGGAATTTCAGTCTGGAAGATGACAGAAAAGTGGAAGGCAAACCGTGCCACAAGAGAAAATGCCATGGTGCTGGATCTATCATCAGGGGCTGAGATCCTGCCTGTGTGCCTTGTCAACGAAGTCGACGGCGAAACGGGGCCGAGCCACTTCAAGTATGTCACCGGAGTGAAGCACTCGAGACCTCTTGGTAGGAACAAGCCATTGCACCACTGTGAGTGTACTAGTGTGTGCATGCCAGGTGACCCCAATTGTTCGTGCGCGCGACAGAATGGCGGCGATCTTCCCTACAACTTGGACGGGGTGCTCGCGAGGCATGTTCCGATGCTTTACGAGTGCTCTCGTGACTGCCATTGCACCAAGGACTGTCGGAACAGGGTTGCACAGAGAGGTGTTCAGCTCAACTTTGAGGTGTTCCGGACCGGAGACCGTGGATGGGGTCTCCGATCATGGGACCCGATCCGTGCCGGCGCATTCGTTTGCGAGTATGCTGGTCAAGTCATGGACGAAACCAACATGAGCATGGATGTCGAGGAGGACGAGTACACCTTTCGCACAACATGTCCAAGTGACAAGGCTCTAAGATGGAACCTGGGTGCAGAGTTGCTCGAGGAAAAAGGTGCAGATGCCACAGCTGAGAGGTTTAAGAAGCTTCCTGTCGTGATAAGTGCAAAAGATGCAGGCAACGTTGCTCGTTTCGTCAACCATAGCTGCTCCCCGAATCTACTCTGGCAGGCTGTGCAATATGACCATACCGATGACAGTTATCCGCATATCATGTTCTTCGCTATGAAACATATCCCTCCTATGACTGAGCTGACATATGATTATGGCATTAGAGGGGCTCCTCCGGGCCTCAAGGGGAAATCTCCCCTGGCTTGCAAGCTCAAGCCATGCTTATGTGGATCTGCAAACTGTCGAGGTTCTTTCTGA
- the LOC123111293 gene encoding uncharacterized protein isoform X2, which produces MRLKWLGLFLSRKQQCMPLLCQAATTEAGAGNTSTNRGEGGRDLRRRASTERKTLGLEERLSRANAAMKTLGQSSDEDPAPRRRPKLSAATAAKADQIEDLVVDLLLLGTIQREVTKRKNFRSNPAAQVGEGTPMAATQLGGGARRLREGPARLLRDDAGRLLHRRLGPGSCDARRLSLGAEENGGGRRGIVAGAGDA; this is translated from the exons ATGCGACTCAAGTGGCTCGGCCTCTTCCTCAGCCGCAAGCAGCAGTGTATGCCCCTGCTCTGTCAAG cagcaacaacagaggCGGGGGCGGGGAATACCAGCACCAACAGAGGCGAGGGCGGGCGCGACCTTCGGAGGAGGGCCAGCACGGAGAGGAAGACCCTGGGCTTGGAGGAGAGGTTGAGCAGGGCCAATGCGGCGATGAAGACCCTGGGCCAGAGCAGCGACGAAGACCCAGCGCCGCGACGGCGTCCAAAATTGTCCGCGGCGACGGCGGCCAAGGCGGACCAAATCGAGGACCTAGTCGTCGATTTACTGCTTCTTGGCACGATTCAGAGGGAGGTGACGAAGAGGAAGAACTTTAGGAGCAATCCCGCTGCTCAGGTAGGCGAGGGCACACCCATGGCGGCTACGCAGCTGGGCGGCGGCGCAAGGCGCCTCCGTGAAGGTCCTGCGCGTCTCCTCCGCGACGACGCAGGTCGTCTCCTGCACAGGCGGCTGGGTCCTGGGTCCTGCGACGCGCGGAGACTCTCTCTGGGTGCTGAGGAGAACGGGGGAGGAAGACGGGGGATAGTGGCCGGAGCCGGCGACGCGTGA